From a region of the Eulemur rufifrons isolate Redbay chromosome 7, OSU_ERuf_1, whole genome shotgun sequence genome:
- the NISCH gene encoding nischarin isoform X2 translates to MAAAARSFGPEREAEPAKEARVVGSELVDTYTVYIIHVTDGIHEWTVKHRYSDFHDLHEKLVAERKIDKNLLPPKKIIGKNSRSLVEKREKDLEVYLQTLLAAFPGVAPRVLAHFLHFHFYEINGITAALAEELFEKGEQLLGAGEVFAIGPLQLYAVTEQLLQGKPTCTSGDAKTDLGHILDFTCRLKYLKVSGTEGPFGTSNIQEQFLPFDLSIFKSLHQVEISHCDAKHIRGLVASKPSLATMSIRFSATSMKEVLVPEALEFDEWEPEGTALEGPVTAVIPTWQALTTLDLSHNSISAIDESVKLIPKIEFLDLSHNGLLFVDNLQHLYNLVHLDLSYNKLSTLEGVHTKLGNIKTLNLAGNLLESLSGLHKLYSLVNLDLSNNRIEQMEEVRSIGSLPCLEHVALLNNPLSIIPDYRTKVLAQFGERASEVCLDDTVTTEKELDTVEVLKAIQKAKEVKSKLSNPEKKVGEDSRLSATTCVRPGSSPPTVAPTSASLPQPILSNQGIMFVQEEALASSLSSTDSLTPEDRPIARECSDSLESIPAGQAASDELRDVPGAVGGASPEHAEPEVQVVPGSGQIIFLPFTCIGYTATNQDFIQRLSTLIRQAIERQLPAWIEAANQREEGQGEQGEEDDDEDEEEDVAENRYFEMGPPDAEEEEEGGRGEEEEEEEEEDEEAEEERLALEWALGADEDFLLEHIRILKVLWCFLIHVQGSIRQFAACLVLTDFGIAVFEIPHQESRGSSQHILSSLRFVFCFPHGDLTEFGFLMPELCLVLKVRHSENTLFIISDAANLHEFHVDLRSCFAPQHMAMLCSPILYGSHTSLQEFLRQLLTFYKVAGGCQERSQGCFPVYLVYSDKRMVQTAAGDYSGNIEWASCTLCSAVRRSCCAPSEAVKSAAIPYWLLLTPQHLNVIKADFNPMPNRGTHNCRNRNSFKLSRVPLSTVLLDPTRSCTQPRGAFADGHVLELLVGYRFVTAIFVLPHEKFHFLRIYNQLRASLQDLKTVVIAKTPATGSSPQRPLADGQPPEGRASNDQCPQEAPAEAPTPAPAAVEVPAPAPAAGSGPSPARTLAPTDASAPVEASGPAAVPEEAPVETPALAPAPAPAPAPAPAPAPAPAPAPAPAPAEAQAQAEVPSQYPSEHLIQSASEENQIPSHLPACPSLRHIASLRGSAIIELFHRSIAEVENEELRHLMWSSVVFYQTPGLEVTACVLLSTKAVYFVLHDGLRRYFSEPLQDFWHQKNTDYNNSPFHISQCFVLKLGDLQSVNVGLFDQYFRLTGSSPAQVVTCLTRDSYLTHCFLQHLMVVLSSLERTPSPEPVDKDFYSEFGNKTTGKMENYELIHSSRVKFTYPSEEEIGDLTFIVAQKLADPEKAPGLSILLYVQAFQVGTPPPGRCRGPLRPKTLLLTSAEIFLLDEDYVHYPLPEFAKEPPQRDRYRLDDGRRVRDLDRVLMGYQTYPQALTLVFDDVQGHDLMGNVTLDHFGEIPGGPAGAGQGREVQWQVFVPSAESREKLISLLARQWEALCGRELPVELTG, encoded by the exons GAGATAAATGGCATCACTGCAGCATTGGCCGAAGAGCTCTTTGAAAAAG GAGAGCAGCTCCTGGGGGCCGGCGAGGTCTTTGCCATCGGGCCCCTGCAGCTCTATGCGGTCACCGAGCAGCTGCTGCAGGGGAAGCCCACATGCACCAGTGGAGACGCCAAGACTGACCTTGGGCACATCCTGGACTTCACCTGTCGCCTTAAGTACCTTAAG GTTTCTGGCACAGAAGGACCTTTTGGGACCAGCAACATTCAGGAGCAGTTTCTGCCGTTTGATCTATCAATATTCAAGTCCCTTCATCAGGTGGAG ATAAGTCACTGTGATGCCAAGCATATCCGAGGGCTGGTGGCATCGAAGCCCTCCTTAGCCACAATGAGCATCCGCTTCTCAGCAACCTCGATGAAG GAAGTCCTTGTTCCTGAAGCCTTGGAATTTGATGAGTGGGAGCCAGAAGGCACGGCCCTGGAAGGCCCTGTGACTGCTGTCATCCCCACTTGGCAAGCACTGACCACTCTCGATCTGAGCCACAACAGCATCTCTGCGATCGACGAGTCTGTG AAACTAATCCCAAAGATTGAGTTCCTGGACCTGAGTCACAATGGATTGCTGTTTGTGGACAATCTGCAG CACCTGTACAACCTTGTGCACCTGGACCTGTCCTACAACAAGCTCTCCACTTTGGAAGGGGTTCACACCAAACTAGGGAACATCAAGACCCTGAATCTGGCAGGCAACCTCCTAGAGAGTCTGAGCGGCCTGCACAAGCTCTACTCACTGGTCAACCTGGATCTCAGCAACAACAGAATCGAACAG ATGGAGGAGGTCAGGAGCATAGGCAGCCTCCCATGCCTGGAGCACGTGGCTCTGCTGAACAACCCTCTGAGCATCATCCCTGACTACCGGACCAAGGTGCTCGCTCAGTTTGGAGAGAGGGCCTCGGAG GTCTGTCTGGATGACACAGTGACCACAGAGAAGGAGCTAGACACCGTGGAAGTGCTAAAAGCAATTCAGAAAGCCAAGGAGGTCAAGTCCAAACTGAGCAACCCGGAGAAGAAG GTTGGTGAGGATTCCCGGCTCTCGGCCACCACCTGCGTCAGACCCGGCAGCTCCCCTCCCACCGtggctcccacctctgcctccctgccccagcccatcCTCTCCAACCAAG GAATCATGTTCGTGCAGGAGGAGGCCCTGGCCAGCAGCCTCTCGTCCACCGACAGTCTGACTCCCGAGGACCGGCCCATTGCCCGGGAATGCTCCGATTCCTTGGAATCCATCCCTGCAGGACAG GCGGCTTCTGACGAGTTAAGGGACGTGCCGGGAGCTGTTGGCGGTGCAAG CCCAGAGCATGCAGAGCCAGAGGTCCAGGTGGTACCCGGGTCCGGCCAGATCATCTTCCTGCCTTTTACCTGCATCGGCTACACGGCCACCAACCAGGACTTCATCCAGCGCCTGAGCACGCTGATCCGGCAGGCCATCGAGCGGCAGCTGCCTGCCTGGATCGAGGCTGCCAACCAGCGGGAGGAGGGCCAGGGCGAACAGGGCGAGGAGGATGATGacgaggatgaggaagaggatgTTGCTGAGAACCGCTACTTTGAGATGGGGCCCCCGgatgcagaggaagaggaggaaggaggccggggggaagaagaggaggaggaggaggaagaggatgaggaggctgaggaggagcgCCTAGCTCTAGAGTGGGCCCTGGGCGCGGACGAGGACTTCCTGCTGGAGCACATCCGCATCCTCAAGGTGCTGTGGTGCTTCCTGATCCACGTGCAGGGCAGCATCCGCCAGTTTGCCGCCTGCCTCGTGCTCACCGACTTCGGCATTGCCGTCTTCGAGATCCCGCACCAGGAGTCGCGGGGCAGCAGCCAGCACATCCTCTCGTCCCTGCGCTTCGTCTTCTGCTTCCCGCACGGCGACCTCACCGAGTTCGGCTTCCTCATGCCGGAGCTGTGCCTGGTGCTCAAGGTGCGGCACAGCGAGAACACGCTCTTCATCATCTCGGACGCCGCCAACCTGCACGAGTTCCACGTGGACCTGCGCTCATGCTTCGCGCCACAGCACATGGCCATGCTATGCAGCCCCATCCTCTACGGCAGCCACACCAGCCTGCAGGAGTTCCTGCGCCAGCTGCTCACCTTCTACAAGGTGGCCGGCGGCTGCCAGGAGCGCAGCCAGGGCTGCTTCCCCGTCTACCTGGTCTACAGCGACAAGCGCATGGTGCAGACGGCTGCCGGGGACTACTCGGGCAACATCGAGTGGGCCAGCTGCACGCTCTGCTCAGCCGTGCGACGCTCCTGCTGTGCGCCCTCTGAGGCTGTCAAGTCTGCCGCCATCCCCTACTGGCTACTGCTCACGCCCCAGCACCTCAACGTCATCAAGGCCGACTTCAACCCCATGCCCAACCGTGGCACCCACAACTGTCGCAACCGCAACAGCTTCAAGCTCAGTCGTGTGCCCCTCTCCACCGTGCTGCTGGACCCCACACGCAGCTGCACCCAGCCTCGGGGTGCCTTTGCTGATGGCCACGTGCTCGAGCTGCTCGTGGGCTACCGCTTTGTCACCGCCATCTTCGTGCTGCCCCATGAGAAGTTCCACTTTCTGCGCATCTACAACCAGCTGCGGGCCTCACTGCAGGACCTGAAGACCGTGGTCATCGCCAAGACCCCTGCAACTGGGTCCAGCCCCCAGAGACCGCTCGCAGATGGCCAGCCTCccgagggcagggccag CAATGACCAGTGTCCCCAGGAGGCCCCAGCAGAGGCTCCAACTCCAGCCCCGGCCGCAGTGGAGGTCCCAGCTCCAGCCCCGGCAGCAGGTTCAGGCCCAAGCCCAGCAAGGACTCTGGCTCCGACAGATGCCTCAGCCCCAGTGGAGGCCTCAGGTCCAGCTGCGGTCCCAGAAGAGGCCCCAGTGgagaccccagccctggctccagccccagctccagctccagccccgGCTCCAGCCCCGGCTCCAGCTccggctccagccccagccccagccccagccgagGCCCAGGCACAAGCTGAGGTCCCCAGCCAGTATCCAAGCGAGCACCTGATCCAGTCCGCCTCAGAGGAGAATCAGATCCCCTCGCACCTGCCTGCCTGCCCGTCCCTCCGGCACATTGCCAGCCTGCGTGGGAGCGCCATCATCGAGCTTTTCCACCGCAGCATTGCCGAG GTTGAAAACGAGGAACTGAGGCACCTCATGTGGTCCTCGGTGGTGTTCTACCAGACCCCAGGGCTGGAGGTGACTGCCTGCGTGCTGCTCTCCACCAAGGCTGTGTACTTTGTGCTACACGACGGCCTCCGCCGCTACTTCTCAGAGCCGCTGCAGG ATTTTTGGCATCAGAAAAACACTGACTACAACAACAGTCCCTTCCACATCTCCCAGTGCTTTGTTCTGAAACTCGGCGACCTGCAGTCAGTCAACGTTGGGCTTTTTGACCAGTATTTCCGGCTGACGG GCTCCTCCCCAGCACAGGTGGTCACATGCCTGACGCGGGACAGCTACCTGACACACTGCTTCCTCCAGCACCTCATGGTCGTGCTGTCCTCGCTGGAACGCACGCCCTCACCTGAGCCTGTTGACAAGGACTTCTACTCTGAGTTTGGGAACAAGACCACAG GGAAGATGGAGAACTACGAGCTGATCCACTCGAGCCGCGTCAAGTTCACCTACCCCAGTGAGGAGGAGATCGGGGACCTGACCTTCATCGTGGCCCAGAAGTTGGCTGACCCAGAGAAGGCGCCAGGCCTCAGCATCCTGCTGTACGTGCAAGCCTTCCAGGTGGGCACGCCGCCGCCTGGGCGCTGCAGGGGCCCGCTGCGCCCCAAGACGCTCCTGCTCACCAGCGCCGAGATCTTTCTCCTGGATGAGGACTATGTCCACTACCCGCTGCCCGAGTTTGCCAAAGAGCCGCCACAGAGAGACAGGTACCGGCTGGACGATGGCCGCCGCGTCCGGGACCTGGACCGAGTGCTCATGGGCTACCAGACCTACCCGCAGGCCCTCACCCTCGTCTTTGATGACGTGCAGGGTCACGACCTCATGGGCAATGTCACCCTGGACCACTTTGGGGAGATACCAGGTGGCCCAGCCGGCGCTGGCCAGGGCCGTGAGGTCCAGTGGCAGGTGTTTGTCCCCAGCGCTGAGAGCCGAGAGAAGCTCATCTCGCTGTTGGCCCGCCAGTGGGAGGCCCTGTGCGGCCGCGAGCTGCCCGTGGAGCTCACCGGCTAG
- the NISCH gene encoding nischarin isoform X1, which yields MAAAARSFGPEREAEPAKEARVVGSELVDTYTVYIIHVTDGIHEWTVKHRYSDFHDLHEKLVAERKIDKNLLPPKKIIGKNSRSLVEKREKDLEVYLQTLLAAFPGVAPRVLAHFLHFHFYEINGITAALAEELFEKGEQLLGAGEVFAIGPLQLYAVTEQLLQGKPTCTSGDAKTDLGHILDFTCRLKYLKVSGTEGPFGTSNIQEQFLPFDLSIFKSLHQVEISHCDAKHIRGLVASKPSLATMSIRFSATSMKEVLVPEALEFDEWEPEGTALEGPVTAVIPTWQALTTLDLSHNSISAIDESVKLIPKIEFLDLSHNGLLFVDNLQHLYNLVHLDLSYNKLSTLEGVHTKLGNIKTLNLAGNLLESLSGLHKLYSLVNLDLSNNRIEQMEEVRSIGSLPCLEHVALLNNPLSIIPDYRTKVLAQFGERASEVCLDDTVTTEKELDTVEVLKAIQKAKEVKSKLSNPEKKVGEDSRLSATTCVRPGSSPPTVAPTSASLPQPILSNQGIMFVQEEALASSLSSTDSLTPEDRPIARECSDSLESIPAGQAASDELRDVPGAVGGASPEHAEPEVQVVPGSGQIIFLPFTCIGYTATNQDFIQRLSTLIRQAIERQLPAWIEAANQREEGQGEQGEEDDDEDEEEDVAENRYFEMGPPDAEEEEEGGRGEEEEEEEEEDEEAEEERLALEWALGADEDFLLEHIRILKVLWCFLIHVQGSIRQFAACLVLTDFGIAVFEIPHQESRGSSQHILSSLRFVFCFPHGDLTEFGFLMPELCLVLKVRHSENTLFIISDAANLHEFHVDLRSCFAPQHMAMLCSPILYGSHTSLQEFLRQLLTFYKVAGGCQERSQGCFPVYLVYSDKRMVQTAAGDYSGNIEWASCTLCSAVRRSCCAPSEAVKSAAIPYWLLLTPQHLNVIKADFNPMPNRGTHNCRNRNSFKLSRVPLSTVLLDPTRSCTQPRGAFADGHVLELLVGYRFVTAIFVLPHEKFHFLRIYNQLRASLQDLKTVVIAKTPATGSSPQRPLADGQPPEGRARCSNDQCPQEAPAEAPTPAPAAVEVPAPAPAAGSGPSPARTLAPTDASAPVEASGPAAVPEEAPVETPALAPAPAPAPAPAPAPAPAPAPAPAPAPAEAQAQAEVPSQYPSEHLIQSASEENQIPSHLPACPSLRHIASLRGSAIIELFHRSIAEVENEELRHLMWSSVVFYQTPGLEVTACVLLSTKAVYFVLHDGLRRYFSEPLQDFWHQKNTDYNNSPFHISQCFVLKLGDLQSVNVGLFDQYFRLTGSSPAQVVTCLTRDSYLTHCFLQHLMVVLSSLERTPSPEPVDKDFYSEFGNKTTGKMENYELIHSSRVKFTYPSEEEIGDLTFIVAQKLADPEKAPGLSILLYVQAFQVGTPPPGRCRGPLRPKTLLLTSAEIFLLDEDYVHYPLPEFAKEPPQRDRYRLDDGRRVRDLDRVLMGYQTYPQALTLVFDDVQGHDLMGNVTLDHFGEIPGGPAGAGQGREVQWQVFVPSAESREKLISLLARQWEALCGRELPVELTG from the exons GAGATAAATGGCATCACTGCAGCATTGGCCGAAGAGCTCTTTGAAAAAG GAGAGCAGCTCCTGGGGGCCGGCGAGGTCTTTGCCATCGGGCCCCTGCAGCTCTATGCGGTCACCGAGCAGCTGCTGCAGGGGAAGCCCACATGCACCAGTGGAGACGCCAAGACTGACCTTGGGCACATCCTGGACTTCACCTGTCGCCTTAAGTACCTTAAG GTTTCTGGCACAGAAGGACCTTTTGGGACCAGCAACATTCAGGAGCAGTTTCTGCCGTTTGATCTATCAATATTCAAGTCCCTTCATCAGGTGGAG ATAAGTCACTGTGATGCCAAGCATATCCGAGGGCTGGTGGCATCGAAGCCCTCCTTAGCCACAATGAGCATCCGCTTCTCAGCAACCTCGATGAAG GAAGTCCTTGTTCCTGAAGCCTTGGAATTTGATGAGTGGGAGCCAGAAGGCACGGCCCTGGAAGGCCCTGTGACTGCTGTCATCCCCACTTGGCAAGCACTGACCACTCTCGATCTGAGCCACAACAGCATCTCTGCGATCGACGAGTCTGTG AAACTAATCCCAAAGATTGAGTTCCTGGACCTGAGTCACAATGGATTGCTGTTTGTGGACAATCTGCAG CACCTGTACAACCTTGTGCACCTGGACCTGTCCTACAACAAGCTCTCCACTTTGGAAGGGGTTCACACCAAACTAGGGAACATCAAGACCCTGAATCTGGCAGGCAACCTCCTAGAGAGTCTGAGCGGCCTGCACAAGCTCTACTCACTGGTCAACCTGGATCTCAGCAACAACAGAATCGAACAG ATGGAGGAGGTCAGGAGCATAGGCAGCCTCCCATGCCTGGAGCACGTGGCTCTGCTGAACAACCCTCTGAGCATCATCCCTGACTACCGGACCAAGGTGCTCGCTCAGTTTGGAGAGAGGGCCTCGGAG GTCTGTCTGGATGACACAGTGACCACAGAGAAGGAGCTAGACACCGTGGAAGTGCTAAAAGCAATTCAGAAAGCCAAGGAGGTCAAGTCCAAACTGAGCAACCCGGAGAAGAAG GTTGGTGAGGATTCCCGGCTCTCGGCCACCACCTGCGTCAGACCCGGCAGCTCCCCTCCCACCGtggctcccacctctgcctccctgccccagcccatcCTCTCCAACCAAG GAATCATGTTCGTGCAGGAGGAGGCCCTGGCCAGCAGCCTCTCGTCCACCGACAGTCTGACTCCCGAGGACCGGCCCATTGCCCGGGAATGCTCCGATTCCTTGGAATCCATCCCTGCAGGACAG GCGGCTTCTGACGAGTTAAGGGACGTGCCGGGAGCTGTTGGCGGTGCAAG CCCAGAGCATGCAGAGCCAGAGGTCCAGGTGGTACCCGGGTCCGGCCAGATCATCTTCCTGCCTTTTACCTGCATCGGCTACACGGCCACCAACCAGGACTTCATCCAGCGCCTGAGCACGCTGATCCGGCAGGCCATCGAGCGGCAGCTGCCTGCCTGGATCGAGGCTGCCAACCAGCGGGAGGAGGGCCAGGGCGAACAGGGCGAGGAGGATGATGacgaggatgaggaagaggatgTTGCTGAGAACCGCTACTTTGAGATGGGGCCCCCGgatgcagaggaagaggaggaaggaggccggggggaagaagaggaggaggaggaggaagaggatgaggaggctgaggaggagcgCCTAGCTCTAGAGTGGGCCCTGGGCGCGGACGAGGACTTCCTGCTGGAGCACATCCGCATCCTCAAGGTGCTGTGGTGCTTCCTGATCCACGTGCAGGGCAGCATCCGCCAGTTTGCCGCCTGCCTCGTGCTCACCGACTTCGGCATTGCCGTCTTCGAGATCCCGCACCAGGAGTCGCGGGGCAGCAGCCAGCACATCCTCTCGTCCCTGCGCTTCGTCTTCTGCTTCCCGCACGGCGACCTCACCGAGTTCGGCTTCCTCATGCCGGAGCTGTGCCTGGTGCTCAAGGTGCGGCACAGCGAGAACACGCTCTTCATCATCTCGGACGCCGCCAACCTGCACGAGTTCCACGTGGACCTGCGCTCATGCTTCGCGCCACAGCACATGGCCATGCTATGCAGCCCCATCCTCTACGGCAGCCACACCAGCCTGCAGGAGTTCCTGCGCCAGCTGCTCACCTTCTACAAGGTGGCCGGCGGCTGCCAGGAGCGCAGCCAGGGCTGCTTCCCCGTCTACCTGGTCTACAGCGACAAGCGCATGGTGCAGACGGCTGCCGGGGACTACTCGGGCAACATCGAGTGGGCCAGCTGCACGCTCTGCTCAGCCGTGCGACGCTCCTGCTGTGCGCCCTCTGAGGCTGTCAAGTCTGCCGCCATCCCCTACTGGCTACTGCTCACGCCCCAGCACCTCAACGTCATCAAGGCCGACTTCAACCCCATGCCCAACCGTGGCACCCACAACTGTCGCAACCGCAACAGCTTCAAGCTCAGTCGTGTGCCCCTCTCCACCGTGCTGCTGGACCCCACACGCAGCTGCACCCAGCCTCGGGGTGCCTTTGCTGATGGCCACGTGCTCGAGCTGCTCGTGGGCTACCGCTTTGTCACCGCCATCTTCGTGCTGCCCCATGAGAAGTTCCACTTTCTGCGCATCTACAACCAGCTGCGGGCCTCACTGCAGGACCTGAAGACCGTGGTCATCGCCAAGACCCCTGCAACTGGGTCCAGCCCCCAGAGACCGCTCGCAGATGGCCAGCCTCccgagggcagggccag ATGCAGCAATGACCAGTGTCCCCAGGAGGCCCCAGCAGAGGCTCCAACTCCAGCCCCGGCCGCAGTGGAGGTCCCAGCTCCAGCCCCGGCAGCAGGTTCAGGCCCAAGCCCAGCAAGGACTCTGGCTCCGACAGATGCCTCAGCCCCAGTGGAGGCCTCAGGTCCAGCTGCGGTCCCAGAAGAGGCCCCAGTGgagaccccagccctggctccagccccagctccagctccagccccgGCTCCAGCCCCGGCTCCAGCTccggctccagccccagccccagccccagccgagGCCCAGGCACAAGCTGAGGTCCCCAGCCAGTATCCAAGCGAGCACCTGATCCAGTCCGCCTCAGAGGAGAATCAGATCCCCTCGCACCTGCCTGCCTGCCCGTCCCTCCGGCACATTGCCAGCCTGCGTGGGAGCGCCATCATCGAGCTTTTCCACCGCAGCATTGCCGAG GTTGAAAACGAGGAACTGAGGCACCTCATGTGGTCCTCGGTGGTGTTCTACCAGACCCCAGGGCTGGAGGTGACTGCCTGCGTGCTGCTCTCCACCAAGGCTGTGTACTTTGTGCTACACGACGGCCTCCGCCGCTACTTCTCAGAGCCGCTGCAGG ATTTTTGGCATCAGAAAAACACTGACTACAACAACAGTCCCTTCCACATCTCCCAGTGCTTTGTTCTGAAACTCGGCGACCTGCAGTCAGTCAACGTTGGGCTTTTTGACCAGTATTTCCGGCTGACGG GCTCCTCCCCAGCACAGGTGGTCACATGCCTGACGCGGGACAGCTACCTGACACACTGCTTCCTCCAGCACCTCATGGTCGTGCTGTCCTCGCTGGAACGCACGCCCTCACCTGAGCCTGTTGACAAGGACTTCTACTCTGAGTTTGGGAACAAGACCACAG GGAAGATGGAGAACTACGAGCTGATCCACTCGAGCCGCGTCAAGTTCACCTACCCCAGTGAGGAGGAGATCGGGGACCTGACCTTCATCGTGGCCCAGAAGTTGGCTGACCCAGAGAAGGCGCCAGGCCTCAGCATCCTGCTGTACGTGCAAGCCTTCCAGGTGGGCACGCCGCCGCCTGGGCGCTGCAGGGGCCCGCTGCGCCCCAAGACGCTCCTGCTCACCAGCGCCGAGATCTTTCTCCTGGATGAGGACTATGTCCACTACCCGCTGCCCGAGTTTGCCAAAGAGCCGCCACAGAGAGACAGGTACCGGCTGGACGATGGCCGCCGCGTCCGGGACCTGGACCGAGTGCTCATGGGCTACCAGACCTACCCGCAGGCCCTCACCCTCGTCTTTGATGACGTGCAGGGTCACGACCTCATGGGCAATGTCACCCTGGACCACTTTGGGGAGATACCAGGTGGCCCAGCCGGCGCTGGCCAGGGCCGTGAGGTCCAGTGGCAGGTGTTTGTCCCCAGCGCTGAGAGCCGAGAGAAGCTCATCTCGCTGTTGGCCCGCCAGTGGGAGGCCCTGTGCGGCCGCGAGCTGCCCGTGGAGCTCACCGGCTAG